The following coding sequences lie in one Bicyclus anynana chromosome 21, ilBicAnyn1.1, whole genome shotgun sequence genomic window:
- the LOC112044331 gene encoding glucoside xylosyltransferase 1: MRRLPYLKLFLLLFLSLTLYYVFNYTVNYHKSNKNLSANVKVIDKSPKNLDKDIIDRIVISFVVCETRFNESLNVIKSVLLFTKTPVHFVIFTDELLRLQFNDTLTRWKSIVNNQLDFELHKIEFPKAHEEDWLNLFSKCAAQRLFIPKLITHIDAMIYVDTDTLFLGPADELWHTFTKMNSSQISAMTLEDDNPNISWYPRFAKHPFYGKYGLNSGVMLMNLTRMRDFGWVDYVTPIMLKWKLYIPWGDQDIINIIFHYHPRAVHVLSCRYNYRSDQCMYGDACADASRRGVLALHGSRGAFHGHKQPAFQAIYKAINEYEIGKDPMTVLTKMDQYLTEAPQSLCGNLKDAFLKVPVEVLTKKYTKPDR; the protein is encoded by the exons ATGAGACGTTTACCATATCTCAAATTGTTTTTGTTGCTGTTTCTTTCATTGACTCTCTATTACGTTTTTAATTACACCGTAAATTACCACAAGAGTAACAAAAACCTGTCTGCCAATGTGAAAGTTATTGATAA GTCACCTAAAAACCTGGATAAGGATATAATTGACAGAATAGTAATATCCTTTGTTGTGTGTGAAACAAGATTTAATGAATCTCTGAATGTAATTAAATCTGTATTACTTTTTACCAAAACACCAGTACATTTTGTTATCTTCACTGATGAATTGTTGAGGTTACAATTTAATGACACACTGACAAGATGGAAGTCAATTGTTAATAATCAACTGGACTTTgaattacataaaattgaaTTCCCCAAAGCCCATGAGGAGGATTGGTTAAACTTGTTCAGTAAATGTGCTGCACAGCGTTTGTTTATTCCA aaattaataacccatattgaTGCAATGATATACGTGGACACAGACACATTGTTCCTCGGCCCGGCAGATGAGTTGTGGCACACTTTCACCAAGATGAACTCTTCACAAATATCTGCCATGACTCTTGAAGATGACAACCCAAATATTTCTTGGTATCCCCGCTTTGCAAAACATCCATTTTATGGAAAATATG GATTAAACTCAGGTGTGATGCTTATGAATTTAACTAGAATGAGAGATTTTGGATGGGTAGACTATGTCACACCTATTATGTTGAAATGGAAACTTTACATTCCTTGGGGAGATCAG gatataataaacataatattccACTACCACCCGCGCGCGGTGCACGTGCTGTCGTGCCGCTACAACTACCGCTCCGACCAGTGCATGTACGGCGACGCGTGCGCCGACGCCTCGCGCCGCGGCGTGCTCGCGCTGCACGGCAGCCGCGGCGCCTTCCACGGACACAAGCAGCCCGCCTTCCag GCAATTTACAAAGCAATTAACGAATACGAAATTGGAAAAGATCCCATGACAGTGCTCACTAAAATGGACCAATACCTCACAGAAGCGCCGCAGTCACTTTGTGGGAATTTGAAAGATGCATTTCTCAAGGTACCTGTAGAAGTACTCACGAAAAAGTATACAAAACCAGATAGATAG
- the LOC112044295 gene encoding NPC intracellular cholesterol transporter 2 has translation MNKAYITFAVVLALYAIAVRSDITPAEQCPGQHFDGLEERIQVVPCSKSRCKLRKGTNTTVIFKFKTDSVVNKLTNDVYAIISGVPLPFIGVSGVSACPHVQRADSGAPAPCPLEPHQEYIYTNQFPILSFYPPVPLRVHWSLNNGTADIVCFEVPAVITKA, from the exons ATGAACAAAGCGTATATCACTTTTGCGGTTGTCTTGGCGCTCTATGCGATTGCAGTCCGTTCTGATATTACGCCCGCAGAACAATGCCCAG GTCAACACTTCGACGGCCTAGAAGAAAGGATCCAGGTCGTGCCATGCAGCAAGTCGCGGTGCAAGCTACGCAAGGGTACCAACACTACCGTCATATTTAAGTTCAAAACAG ACAGCGTAGTGAACAAGCTCACGAACGACGTGTACGCGATTATAAGCGGCGTTCCACTGCCCTTCATCGGCGTGTCGGGCGTGTCCGCCTGTCCGCACGTGCAACGCGCCGACAGCGGAGCCCCCGCGCCCTGCCCGCTGGAGCCCCACCAGGAGTACATCTACACCAACCAGTTCCCCATCCTGTCCTTTTATCCGCCGGTGCCGCTGCGTGTACACTGGAGCCTCAACAACGGCACCGCAGACATCGTTTGCTTCGAAGTACCCGCAGTCATTACCAaggcataa